A single region of the Hemitrygon akajei unplaced genomic scaffold, sHemAka1.3 Scf000135, whole genome shotgun sequence genome encodes:
- the LOC140723775 gene encoding uncharacterized protein, whose amino-acid sequence MAHQRVHTGERLFTCSDCGKGFICSSKLKLHQRVHTRERPFTCSDCGKRFTKSSHLQRHQQVHTRERLFTCPVCEKRFTNSSHLLSHQRVHTGEKPFTCSDCGKGFTFSSKLKVHQRVHTGERSFTCSDCGKGFTRLFHLQRHQRVHTGERPFTCSDCGKGFTESPDLLAHQRIHTGERPFTCSDCGKGFTKSSDLQRHQRVHTGEKPFTCSDCGKTFSRSSDLRVHNRVHTGEKPFTCSECGKRFTRSSDLLIHKRIHTGESPFTCSDCGKGFTKSSDLLSHQRVHTGERPFTCSDCGKGFTWSSELLVHQRVHTGERPFSCLVCGKGFTCSSKLKVHQRVHTGERPFSCSDCGKGFTCSSQLKVHQRVHTGERPFTCLECGKGFTQLFPLQRHQRIHTGERPFTCSVCGKGFTESPDLLAHQRIHTGERPFLCPDCGKRFTQSSHLQRHQRVHTGEKTFTCSDCGKGFTQSSDLQRHQRFHTGEKPFTCSDCGKGFTQLSDLRVHKRVHTGERPFSCSVCEKRFTKSHDLLTHQRIHTGERPFLCSDCGKRFTRSSHLQRHQQIHTEEKPFTCSYCGKGFTQSSKLLVHKSVHTGEKPFTCSDCGKGFTCSFNLKVHQRVHTGEKPYICSDCGKGFTWSSQLKVHQQVHTGQRPFTCSDIGKIFSQPSPSNVHP is encoded by the coding sequence atggcacaccagcgagttcacactggggagcggctgttcacctgctcagactgtgggaagggattcatttgctcatccaaactgaagctacatcagcgagttcacaccagggagaggccattcacctgctcagactgtgggaagagattcactaagtcatcccacctacagagacaccagcaagttcacactagggagaggctgttcacctgccctgtctgtgagaagagattcaccaactcatcccacctactgagtcaccagcgagttcacactggggagaagccgttcacctgctcagactgcggaaagggattcactttctcatctaaactgaaagtacatcagagagttcacaccggagagaggtcattcacctgctcagactgtggaaagggattcacacgGCTattccacctacagagacaccagcgagttcacactggagagaggccattcacctgctcagactgcgggaaaggattcactgagtcacctgacctactggcacaccagcgaattcacactggagagaggccgttcacctgctcagactgtgggaagggattcactaagtcatccgacctacagagacaccagcgagttcacaccggggagaaaccgtttacctgctcagactgtgggaagacattcagtCGGTCATCTGATCTACGGGTACAtaaccgagttcacactggggagaagccattcacttgtTCAGAAtgcgggaagcgattcactcggtcatccgacctactgaTACAcaagcgaattcacactggggagagtccattcacctgctcagactgcgggaagggattcactaagtcatccgacctactgagtcaccagcgagttcacactggggagaggccattcacctgctcagactgcgggaaaggattcacttggtCCTCAGAACTActggtacatcagagagttcacactggggagaggccattcagctgtttagtctgtgggaagggatttacttgctcatctaagctgaaggtacatcagcgagttcacaccggagaaaggccgttcagctgctcagactgcggaaagggattcacttgctcatcacaactgaaggtacatcagcgagttcacactggagagaggccgttcacctgcttggaatgcggaaagggattcacacagttattccccctacagagacaccagcgaattcacactggagagaggccattcacctgctcagtctgtgggaagggattcactgagtcacccgacctactggcacaccagcgaattcacactggagagaggcctttCCTGtgcccagactgtgggaagagattcactcagtcatcccacctacagagacaccagcgagttcacactggggagaagacgttcacctgctcagactgtgggaagggattcactcagtcatctgacctacagagacaccagcgatttcacactggggagaagccgttcacctgctcagactgtgggaagggattcactcagttatctgaCCTACGGGTACataagcgagttcacactggggagaggccattctcctgctcagtctgtgagaagagattcactaagTCACAcgacctactgacacaccagcgaattcatactggagagaggccCTTCctgtgctcagactgtgggaagagattcactcggtcatcccacctacagagacaccaacaaattcacactgaggagaagccgttcacctgctcatactgtgggaagggattcactcagtcatcaaaACTGCTGGTACATaaatcagttcacactggggagaagccattcacctgctcggactgtgggaagggattcacttgctcatttaacctgaaggtacatcagagagttcacactggggagaagccgtacatctgctcggactgcgggaagggattcacttggtcatctcagctgaaggtacatcagcaagttcacactgggcagaggccatttacctgctcagacattGGGAAGATTTtctctcagccatctccatcaaatGTGCATccttga